A genome region from Microbacterium terricola includes the following:
- a CDS encoding ComF family protein: MEVARHPARVELARQLRAIATETLALLLPISCAGCDEPDIALCEPCRALLAPAVDTRTIAGGLRVSSGLRFEGVAARAIRALKADGRTGVAVEVAPALRSAALAAGWEPGVLIVPVPTSRAAYRRRGYRVVDLIARRAGLPVSRVLRVGRASADQRGLGREQRRRNVAGTLSARGAAGATVVIVDDVITTGATLLEAVRALRAAGAEVRGAAVVAATPLRRRHRETAAKHLELRGDGANLPG, encoded by the coding sequence ATGGAAGTCGCCCGCCACCCTGCCCGGGTCGAGCTCGCCCGGCAGCTGCGCGCGATCGCGACCGAGACCCTGGCCCTGCTGCTGCCGATCTCCTGCGCCGGCTGCGACGAACCAGACATCGCGCTGTGCGAACCCTGTCGTGCGCTGCTCGCCCCCGCGGTCGACACCCGCACGATCGCAGGCGGCCTGCGGGTCAGCAGCGGCCTGCGGTTCGAGGGGGTCGCGGCCAGGGCGATCAGGGCGCTGAAGGCGGACGGGCGCACCGGTGTGGCGGTCGAGGTCGCGCCGGCGCTGCGGTCCGCCGCGCTCGCGGCGGGCTGGGAGCCGGGCGTGCTGATCGTGCCCGTGCCCACGTCGCGGGCCGCGTACCGTCGGCGCGGATACCGGGTCGTCGACCTCATCGCCCGTCGCGCGGGCCTGCCCGTCTCCCGCGTGCTGCGGGTCGGTCGCGCGTCGGCGGACCAGCGCGGTCTCGGCCGCGAACAGCGGCGCCGCAACGTCGCAGGCACTCTGAGCGCCCGCGGTGCGGCCGGCGCGACGGTCGTCATCGTCGACGACGTCATCACGACCGGCGCCACCCTCCTGGAGGCGGTGCGCGCCCTGCGCGCCGCCGGCGCGGAGGTGCGCGGGGCCGCTGTCGTGGCTGCGACGCCGCTGCGTCGACGCCACAGGGAGACCGCGGCGAAACATCTGGAACTCAGGGGTGACGGGGCGAACCTGCCGGGGTAG
- a CDS encoding DEAD/DEAH box helicase produces MTETDAPTEAEAPSEPAALTFSDLGLGDAVLKALRDVGYETPSAIQAATIPTLLAGRDVVGLAQTGTGKTAAFALPVLDRLDLSQKTPQALVLAPTRELALQVCEAFEKYAAHLRGVHILPVYGGQGYGVQLSALRRGVHIIVGTPGRIMDHLDKGTLDLSELKYLVLDEADEMLKMGFAEDVETILADTPDTKQVALFSATMPATIRRMSKQYLNDPEEITVKTKTTTSASISQRYLVVQWQQKIDALTRILEVENFEGMIVFARTKSATEEVAEKLRARGYSAAAINGDIAQVQRERTVNQLKSGKLDILVATDVAARGLDVERISHVVNFDIPTDTESYVHRIGRTGRAGRTGDAISFVTPRERNLVSSIERATRQPLTQMQLPSVDEVNVTRLARFDDRITAALGESARIDRFRDIVAHYVRNHDVPEVDVAAALAVVAQGESPLLLDAEPDRPKREFADRPDRGDRPGRFDRDDRDGQRERRQRPSNPNMATYRIAVGKRHRVEPRQIVGALANEGGLSRGDFGAIQIRPDFSLVELPSNLSSDTLARLSDTRISGQLIEIRLDTGGPSRRPRDDDRPPRKPRHRD; encoded by the coding sequence GTGACCGAAACCGACGCGCCCACCGAGGCAGAGGCTCCGAGCGAGCCCGCCGCCCTCACATTCTCCGACCTCGGATTGGGCGACGCGGTGCTGAAGGCGCTCCGCGACGTCGGGTACGAGACGCCGTCGGCCATCCAGGCCGCGACGATCCCCACCCTCCTCGCCGGCCGCGACGTCGTGGGCCTCGCGCAGACGGGCACGGGCAAGACCGCCGCGTTCGCACTGCCCGTCCTCGACCGGCTCGACCTGTCGCAGAAGACCCCGCAGGCGCTGGTGCTGGCGCCGACGCGCGAGCTGGCGCTCCAGGTCTGCGAGGCCTTCGAGAAGTACGCCGCCCACCTGCGCGGCGTGCACATCCTCCCCGTCTACGGCGGGCAGGGCTACGGCGTGCAGCTGTCGGCTCTCCGTCGCGGCGTGCACATCATCGTGGGCACGCCCGGCCGCATCATGGACCACCTCGACAAGGGCACGCTCGACCTGTCGGAGCTGAAGTACCTCGTGCTCGACGAGGCCGACGAGATGCTCAAGATGGGCTTCGCGGAAGACGTCGAGACGATCCTCGCCGACACCCCCGACACCAAGCAGGTCGCCCTCTTCTCGGCGACCATGCCCGCGACGATCCGCCGCATGTCGAAGCAGTACCTGAACGACCCGGAAGAGATCACGGTCAAGACCAAGACCACGACCTCCGCGTCGATCTCGCAGCGTTACCTCGTCGTGCAGTGGCAGCAGAAGATCGACGCGCTCACCCGCATCCTCGAGGTGGAGAACTTCGAGGGCATGATCGTGTTCGCCCGCACGAAGAGCGCCACCGAGGAAGTGGCCGAGAAGCTCCGCGCTCGCGGCTACTCGGCCGCCGCCATCAACGGCGACATCGCCCAGGTGCAGCGCGAGCGCACGGTCAACCAGCTCAAGTCGGGCAAGCTCGACATCCTGGTCGCGACCGACGTCGCCGCCCGCGGTCTCGACGTCGAGCGCATCTCGCACGTGGTCAACTTCGACATCCCGACCGACACCGAGTCGTATGTGCACCGTATCGGCCGCACCGGCCGGGCCGGCCGCACCGGCGACGCGATCAGCTTCGTGACCCCACGCGAGCGCAACCTCGTCTCGTCGATCGAGCGGGCGACCCGCCAGCCCCTCACCCAGATGCAGCTCCCGAGCGTCGACGAGGTCAACGTCACCCGTCTGGCCCGCTTCGACGACCGGATCACCGCGGCGCTCGGCGAATCCGCGCGCATCGACCGGTTCCGCGACATCGTCGCGCACTACGTCCGCAACCACGACGTGCCGGAGGTCGATGTGGCCGCAGCGCTCGCCGTGGTCGCCCAGGGCGAGTCGCCGCTGCTGCTCGACGCCGAGCCCGACCGTCCGAAGCGCGAGTTCGCCGACCGGCCCGACCGGGGCGACCGCCCCGGCCGCTTCGACCGTGACGACCGCGACGGGCAGCGCGAGCGACGCCAGCGCCCCAGCAACCCGAACATGGCGACGTACCGCATCGCCGTCGGCAAGCGCCACCGCGTCGAGCCGCGCCAGATCGTCGGCGCACTCGCGAACGAGGGTGGACTCAGCCGCGGCGACTTCGGCGCGATCCAGATCCGACCGGACTTCTCGCTCGTCGAGCTGCCGTCGAACCTGTCGAGCGACACCCTCGCCCGGCTGTCCGACACCCGCATCTCCGGTCAGCTCATCGAGATCCGACTGGACACCGGCGGCCCGTCCCGCCGCCCGCGCGACGACGACCGCCCGCCCCGCAAGCCCCGCCACCGCGACTGA
- the hpf gene encoding ribosome hibernation-promoting factor, HPF/YfiA family, which translates to MDTSIVGVGVSITDRFRSVVDEKSPRIEHLAPRAQTLEVKVTHRAYHNGRMEDDTVELTLMGKGPVVRAEAVDGDKFAALDLALDKMAEQLRRAKDKRVDARNHPRGAKFEKGSGAIQGIDLQPASVEVLRAVATGEIPIVTGNEEEADYTPVVIRTKRFDAEWMTVEEAVDRMELVGHDFFLFVDASTDHPSVVYRRKGWDYGVISLTTQTPPEELAS; encoded by the coding sequence ATGGATACCAGCATCGTCGGCGTGGGAGTGAGCATCACGGATCGCTTCCGCTCTGTGGTGGATGAGAAGAGTCCCCGCATCGAGCACCTCGCACCGCGCGCCCAGACCCTCGAGGTCAAGGTGACGCACCGCGCGTATCACAACGGTCGCATGGAGGACGACACGGTCGAGCTCACGCTCATGGGGAAGGGCCCTGTGGTCAGGGCCGAGGCGGTGGACGGCGACAAGTTCGCGGCACTCGACCTCGCTCTCGACAAGATGGCCGAGCAGCTGCGGCGCGCGAAGGACAAGCGCGTCGACGCCCGCAACCACCCGAGGGGGGCCAAGTTCGAGAAGGGCAGCGGAGCGATCCAGGGGATCGATCTGCAGCCCGCGTCCGTCGAGGTGCTCCGCGCCGTCGCGACCGGCGAGATCCCGATCGTCACAGGCAACGAGGAGGAGGCCGACTACACGCCGGTCGTCATCCGCACGAAGCGGTTCGACGCCGAATGGATGACGGTCGAAGAGGCCGTCGACCGCATGGAGCTGGTCGGCCACGACTTCTTCCTCTTCGTCGACGCGAGCACCGACCACCCCAGCGTCGTCTACCGGCGCAAGGGCTGGGACTACGGCGTCATCTCGCTCACGACCCAGACGCCGCCGGAGGAGCTGGCCTCGTAG